The Euphorbia lathyris chromosome 2, ddEupLath1.1, whole genome shotgun sequence genome includes a window with the following:
- the LOC136220240 gene encoding uncharacterized protein isoform X2: MEEKEREERDGTALEIVEMEEAETNTLGSEEMQINIAHIHEKIEHFTQMVSELLESGKTMFKELSNEFEERLITLHKEHMEKWLEEIKELRMMDASNEEASAVLHNARYLLHNPAIDC, translated from the exons ATGGAAGAGAAGGAACGTGAAGAAAGAGATGGAACGGCTCTAGAGATTGTAGAGATGGAAGAAGCTGAGACAAACACTTTAGGATCTGAAGAGATGCAGATCAATATTGCGCACATTCATGAGAAAATCGAGCACTTCACCCAAATG GTATCTGAACTACTGGAATCAGGAAAAACAATGTTTAAGGAGCTGAGTAATGAATTTGAAGAGCGGTTGATTAC GTTGCATAAGGAACACATGGAAAAATGGCTTGAAGAGATCAAAGAACTCCGGATGATGGATGCCTCAAATGAGGAGGCCAGTGCTGTCCTGCATAATGCTAGATATTTGCTTCATAACCCTGCCATTGACTGTTGA
- the LOC136220240 gene encoding uncharacterized protein isoform X1, which translates to MDTEANEFLSKRMKLGMEEKEREERDGTALEIVEMEEAETNTLGSEEMQINIAHIHEKIEHFTQMVSELLESGKTMFKELSNEFEERLITLHKEHMEKWLEEIKELRMMDASNEEASAVLHNARYLLHNPAIDC; encoded by the exons ATGGACACTGAAGCAAATGAGTTTTTGAGCAAGCGCATGAAGCTTGGT ATGGAAGAGAAGGAACGTGAAGAAAGAGATGGAACGGCTCTAGAGATTGTAGAGATGGAAGAAGCTGAGACAAACACTTTAGGATCTGAAGAGATGCAGATCAATATTGCGCACATTCATGAGAAAATCGAGCACTTCACCCAAATG GTATCTGAACTACTGGAATCAGGAAAAACAATGTTTAAGGAGCTGAGTAATGAATTTGAAGAGCGGTTGATTAC GTTGCATAAGGAACACATGGAAAAATGGCTTGAAGAGATCAAAGAACTCCGGATGATGGATGCCTCAAATGAGGAGGCCAGTGCTGTCCTGCATAATGCTAGATATTTGCTTCATAACCCTGCCATTGACTGTTGA